From Nyctibius grandis isolate bNycGra1 chromosome 27, bNycGra1.pri, whole genome shotgun sequence, one genomic window encodes:
- the ZC3H11A gene encoding zinc finger CCCH domain-containing protein 11A isoform X4 produces the protein MSNQGDDCYFYFYSTCNKGDSCSFRHCEAALGNETVCKLWQEGRCFRNVCRFRHMEINKKRSEIPCYWEKQPVGCQKSNCAFHHTKGRYIDGLFFPPSKTSLPSPPVSAEDNVKKAQMSLQQNKLSVQSNPSPQLRGVMKVENSENVPSPTHPPVVINAADDDEDDDDLLSEEGDEIETLFQQPATEAPNGLRKTSTRKSNANTKQEDPSVSVHPLQSRTSTVPEKENVQTLVRTVTLSPKQGEEPVAQRNVAERRGKRKNSMGEKPVVQGNVPEKRGKWKNSIGEESEIELNVEETLRELRASVANNSGLPLRHDLAERLGKKIESLENADEAPKRVQVPKSLKERLGLPSEQTRTGTEKAAKPTGEIHVKTLEEIRLERANKRRAEAQAKSKTEGCCKTEDPSLGAKPSRAGLIITISGALPEKKHKRLEEEKQTPEVFPTKTKAKTEPKKQSIIAPAKLGKVQPAEPAGKAKPAGEVHVKTLEEIKQEKALRMQQSEKNVPIPPAEPAQRGKKFTWLTRLIAPEREEKTVGLSKASPKAVSAPAESATNSKVEVKSLEEKMREKQQLKQQEGMLQKEAAAVPSPAEKTIKDKTPASGSPESTVVSGSAYQLGRRIMVKPPVGVESPGKDAAVSPGKRAAHLLEQKAKTQSKVCLKLSDGKAITPMKQTRKRKAAESHPSAVAAVKPLKTSGGDTMEPPAKKAAVTFVPDLGEDSLVPVPEKETPQTSPEVHIGSQAEAGNTPLSVEEDDFEKLIWEISGGKLEAEIDLDPGTNEDDLLLELSEMIDS, from the exons ATGTCTAACCAAGGAGATGACTGCTACTTCTATTTCTATTCCACATGTAACAAG GGAGACAGCTGTTCTTTCCGCCACTGCGAAGCTGCTCTGGGAAATGAAACAGTCTGCaagctgtggcaggagggtcGCTGTTTCAGGAATGTCTGCCGATTCAGACACATGGAAATCAAC aagaAACGTAGCGAGATTCCTTGCTACTGGGAGAAGCAGCCAGTAGGCTGTCAAAAATCCAACTGTGCTTTTCATCACACTAAAGGACGTTACATTGACGGACTCTTCTTCCCGCCAAGCAAAA CTTCACTTCCAAGTCCACCTGTGTCTGCAGAAGACAATGTGAAAAAGGCTCAAATGTCACTGCAGCAAAACAAACTTTCTGTCCAGTCAAATCCCTCTCCGCAACTGAGGGGGGTGATGAAAGTGGAAAACTCTGAAAATGTCCCAAGTCCTACACATCCTCCAGTTGTAATCAATGCAGCAGATGATGACGAAGATGACGATG acCTGCTTTCTGAAGAAGGAGATGAAATTGAAACACTTTTCCAGCAACCAGCTACAGAAGCCCCAAATGGATTGCGGAAAACTTCCACTAGGAAATCCAATGCTAATACAAAGCAAG AAGATCCTTCAGTTTCTGTTCATCCGCTCCAATCTCGGACTTCTACTgtgccagaaaaagaaaatgtacagaCATTAGTGAGAACTGTGACTCTGTCTCCAAAGCAAG GGGAGGAGCCTGTGGCTCAACGCAATGTTGCAGAGAGACGGGGAAAACGGAAGAACTCCATGG GGGAGAAGCCTGTGGTTCAAGGCAATGTTCCAGAGAAACGGGGAAAATGGAAGAATTCCATAG GGGAGGAGTCTGAGATTGAACTGAATGTTGAAGAGACACTGCGAGAACTGAGAGCCTCCGTAG cTAATAATAGTGGCCTTCCACTAAGGCACGACCTTGCTGAAAGGCTGGGGAAGAAGATAGAGAGCCTGGAGAATGCTGACGAAGCACCAAAGAGAG TTCAAGTCCCCAAGTCTCTGAAGGAGAGGCTAGGATTGCCCTCTGAACAGACCAGAACAGGGACAG AGAAGGCTGCTAAGCCAACAGGAGAGATCCATGTGAAAACACTGGAGGAAATTCGTCTTGAGAGAGCTAATAAGAGACGAGCAGAGGCTCAAGCAAAATCCAAGACTGAAGGATGTTGTAAAACAGAAGATCCCAGCTTGGGGGCAAAACCTTCCCGTGCAGGTCTCATCATAACTATCTCGGGAGCCCTGcctgaaaaaaagcacaagcgACTTGAAGAAGAGAAGCAAACACCAGAAGTGTTTCCTACCAAGACAAAAGCTAAGACTGAGCCCAAGAAGCAGAGCATAATTGCTCCAGCTAAGCTGGGCAAAGTGCAGCCAGCAGAACCGGCTGGTAAAGCCAAGCCAGCAGGAGAAGTGCATGTTAAAACCTTGGAAGAAATCAAGCAGGAGAAAGCTCTGCGAATGcagcagagtgaaaaaaatgtgCCAATTCCACCAGCTGAACCTGCCCAAAGAGGGAAGAAGTTTACATGGCTTACAAGGCTAATAG cacctgaaagagaagaaaagacagtgggattgagcaaGGCTTCTCCCAAAGCTGTCTCTGCACCTGCGGAG AGTGCAACTAATTCTAAAGTTGAAGTGAAGAGCCTTGAAGAGAAAATGAGGGAGAAGCAGCAACTGAAACAACAAGAAGGGATGCttcagaaagaagcagctgctgtgccaTCTCCTGCTGAAAAAACAATCAAGGATAAAACTCCAGCATCAGGGAGCCCTGAATCCACTGTGGTTTCAGGGTCAGCTTATCAACTTGGGAGGAGGATAATGGTGAAACCTCCAGTTGGGGTTGAAAGCCCTGGAAAGGATGCTGCTGTATCACCAGGGAAACGGGCAGCTCATCTTCTGGAACAGAAAGCTAAAA CCCAATCTAAGGTGTGCCTGAAGCTTTCAGATGGGAAAGCCATCACCCCCATGAAGCAGACACGGAAGCGTAAGGCAGCTGAGAGTCATCCCTCGGCTGTGGCGGCTGTGAAACCATTGAAAACCAGTGGTGGTGATACGATGGAGCCTCCAgctaaaaaagcagctgtg ACCTTTGTTCCTGATTTGGGAGAGGACAGCCTGGTCCCCGTACCTGAGAAAGAAACACCCCAAACCAG CCCTGAAGTGCACATTGGAAGCCAGGCAGAGGCTGGGAACACACCCTTATCTGTAGAAGAAGATGACTTTGAGAAGCTTATTTGGGAAATCTCAGGAGGCAAACTGGAAGCAGAAATTGATCTGGACCCAGGGACGAATGAAGATGACCTCCTTCTGGAACTCTCTGAAATGATTGACAGCTGA
- the ZC3H11A gene encoding zinc finger CCCH domain-containing protein 11A isoform X1, with the protein MSNQGDDCYFYFYSTCNKGDSCSFRHCEAALGNETVCKLWQEGRCFRNVCRFRHMEINKKRSEIPCYWEKQPVGCQKSNCAFHHTKGRYIDGLFFPPSKTSLPSPPVSAEDNVKKAQMSLQQNKLSVQSNPSPQLRGVMKVENSENVPSPTHPPVVINAADDDEDDDDLLSEEGDEIETLFQQPATEAPNGLRKTSTRKSNANTKQDDNLNFRVKTLEEIKSKKLKEKTKKQGEDPSVSVHPLQSRTSTVPEKENVQTLVRTVTLSPKQGEEPVAQRNVAERRGKRKNSMGEKPVVQGNVPEKRGKWKNSIGEESEIELNVEETLRELRASVANNSGLPLRHDLAERLGKKIESLENADEAPKRVQVPKSLKERLGLPSEQTRTGTEKAAKPTGEIHVKTLEEIRLERANKRRAEAQAKSKTEGCCKTEDPSLGAKPSRAGLIITISGALPEKKHKRLEEEKQTPEVFPTKTKAKTEPKKQSIIAPAKLGKVQPAEPAGKAKPAGEVHVKTLEEIKQEKALRMQQSEKNVPIPPAEPAQRGKKFTWLTRLIAPEREEKTVGLSKASPKAVSAPAESATNSKVEVKSLEEKMREKQQLKQQEGMLQKEAAAVPSPAEKTIKDKTPASGSPESTVVSGSAYQLGRRIMVKPPVGVESPGKDAAVSPGKRAAHLLEQKAKTQSKVCLKLSDGKAITPMKQTRKRKAAESHPSAVAAVKPLKTSGGDTMEPPAKKAAVTFVPDLGEDSLVPVPEKETPQTSPEVHIGSQAEAGNTPLSVEEDDFEKLIWEISGGKLEAEIDLDPGTNEDDLLLELSEMIDS; encoded by the exons ATGTCTAACCAAGGAGATGACTGCTACTTCTATTTCTATTCCACATGTAACAAG GGAGACAGCTGTTCTTTCCGCCACTGCGAAGCTGCTCTGGGAAATGAAACAGTCTGCaagctgtggcaggagggtcGCTGTTTCAGGAATGTCTGCCGATTCAGACACATGGAAATCAAC aagaAACGTAGCGAGATTCCTTGCTACTGGGAGAAGCAGCCAGTAGGCTGTCAAAAATCCAACTGTGCTTTTCATCACACTAAAGGACGTTACATTGACGGACTCTTCTTCCCGCCAAGCAAAA CTTCACTTCCAAGTCCACCTGTGTCTGCAGAAGACAATGTGAAAAAGGCTCAAATGTCACTGCAGCAAAACAAACTTTCTGTCCAGTCAAATCCCTCTCCGCAACTGAGGGGGGTGATGAAAGTGGAAAACTCTGAAAATGTCCCAAGTCCTACACATCCTCCAGTTGTAATCAATGCAGCAGATGATGACGAAGATGACGATG acCTGCTTTCTGAAGAAGGAGATGAAATTGAAACACTTTTCCAGCAACCAGCTACAGAAGCCCCAAATGGATTGCGGAAAACTTCCACTAGGAAATCCAATGCTAATACAAAGCAAG atgACAATTTAAATTTCAGAGTAAAAACACTTGAAGAAATCAAATCgaagaaactgaaggaaaaaacaaaaaaacaaggtg AAGATCCTTCAGTTTCTGTTCATCCGCTCCAATCTCGGACTTCTACTgtgccagaaaaagaaaatgtacagaCATTAGTGAGAACTGTGACTCTGTCTCCAAAGCAAG GGGAGGAGCCTGTGGCTCAACGCAATGTTGCAGAGAGACGGGGAAAACGGAAGAACTCCATGG GGGAGAAGCCTGTGGTTCAAGGCAATGTTCCAGAGAAACGGGGAAAATGGAAGAATTCCATAG GGGAGGAGTCTGAGATTGAACTGAATGTTGAAGAGACACTGCGAGAACTGAGAGCCTCCGTAG cTAATAATAGTGGCCTTCCACTAAGGCACGACCTTGCTGAAAGGCTGGGGAAGAAGATAGAGAGCCTGGAGAATGCTGACGAAGCACCAAAGAGAG TTCAAGTCCCCAAGTCTCTGAAGGAGAGGCTAGGATTGCCCTCTGAACAGACCAGAACAGGGACAG AGAAGGCTGCTAAGCCAACAGGAGAGATCCATGTGAAAACACTGGAGGAAATTCGTCTTGAGAGAGCTAATAAGAGACGAGCAGAGGCTCAAGCAAAATCCAAGACTGAAGGATGTTGTAAAACAGAAGATCCCAGCTTGGGGGCAAAACCTTCCCGTGCAGGTCTCATCATAACTATCTCGGGAGCCCTGcctgaaaaaaagcacaagcgACTTGAAGAAGAGAAGCAAACACCAGAAGTGTTTCCTACCAAGACAAAAGCTAAGACTGAGCCCAAGAAGCAGAGCATAATTGCTCCAGCTAAGCTGGGCAAAGTGCAGCCAGCAGAACCGGCTGGTAAAGCCAAGCCAGCAGGAGAAGTGCATGTTAAAACCTTGGAAGAAATCAAGCAGGAGAAAGCTCTGCGAATGcagcagagtgaaaaaaatgtgCCAATTCCACCAGCTGAACCTGCCCAAAGAGGGAAGAAGTTTACATGGCTTACAAGGCTAATAG cacctgaaagagaagaaaagacagtgggattgagcaaGGCTTCTCCCAAAGCTGTCTCTGCACCTGCGGAG AGTGCAACTAATTCTAAAGTTGAAGTGAAGAGCCTTGAAGAGAAAATGAGGGAGAAGCAGCAACTGAAACAACAAGAAGGGATGCttcagaaagaagcagctgctgtgccaTCTCCTGCTGAAAAAACAATCAAGGATAAAACTCCAGCATCAGGGAGCCCTGAATCCACTGTGGTTTCAGGGTCAGCTTATCAACTTGGGAGGAGGATAATGGTGAAACCTCCAGTTGGGGTTGAAAGCCCTGGAAAGGATGCTGCTGTATCACCAGGGAAACGGGCAGCTCATCTTCTGGAACAGAAAGCTAAAA CCCAATCTAAGGTGTGCCTGAAGCTTTCAGATGGGAAAGCCATCACCCCCATGAAGCAGACACGGAAGCGTAAGGCAGCTGAGAGTCATCCCTCGGCTGTGGCGGCTGTGAAACCATTGAAAACCAGTGGTGGTGATACGATGGAGCCTCCAgctaaaaaagcagctgtg ACCTTTGTTCCTGATTTGGGAGAGGACAGCCTGGTCCCCGTACCTGAGAAAGAAACACCCCAAACCAG CCCTGAAGTGCACATTGGAAGCCAGGCAGAGGCTGGGAACACACCCTTATCTGTAGAAGAAGATGACTTTGAGAAGCTTATTTGGGAAATCTCAGGAGGCAAACTGGAAGCAGAAATTGATCTGGACCCAGGGACGAATGAAGATGACCTCCTTCTGGAACTCTCTGAAATGATTGACAGCTGA
- the ZC3H11A gene encoding zinc finger CCCH domain-containing protein 11A isoform X3 → MSNQGDDCYFYFYSTCNKGDSCSFRHCEAALGNETVCKLWQEGRCFRNVCRFRHMEINKKRSEIPCYWEKQPVGCQKSNCAFHHTKGRYIDGLFFPPSKTSLPSPPVSAEDNVKKAQMSLQQNKLSVQSNPSPQLRGVMKVENSENVPSPTHPPVVINAADDDEDDDDLLSEEGDEIETLFQQPATEAPNGLRKTSTRKSNANTKQDDNLNFRVKTLEEIKSKKLKEKTKKQGEDPSVSVHPLQSRTSTVPEKENVQTLVRTVTLSPKQGEEPVAQRNVAERRGKRKNSMGEESEIELNVEETLRELRASVANNSGLPLRHDLAERLGKKIESLENADEAPKRVQVPKSLKERLGLPSEQTRTGTEKAAKPTGEIHVKTLEEIRLERANKRRAEAQAKSKTEGCCKTEDPSLGAKPSRAGLIITISGALPEKKHKRLEEEKQTPEVFPTKTKAKTEPKKQSIIAPAKLGKVQPAEPAGKAKPAGEVHVKTLEEIKQEKALRMQQSEKNVPIPPAEPAQRGKKFTWLTRLIAPEREEKTVGLSKASPKAVSAPAESATNSKVEVKSLEEKMREKQQLKQQEGMLQKEAAAVPSPAEKTIKDKTPASGSPESTVVSGSAYQLGRRIMVKPPVGVESPGKDAAVSPGKRAAHLLEQKAKTQSKVCLKLSDGKAITPMKQTRKRKAAESHPSAVAAVKPLKTSGGDTMEPPAKKAAVTFVPDLGEDSLVPVPEKETPQTSPEVHIGSQAEAGNTPLSVEEDDFEKLIWEISGGKLEAEIDLDPGTNEDDLLLELSEMIDS, encoded by the exons ATGTCTAACCAAGGAGATGACTGCTACTTCTATTTCTATTCCACATGTAACAAG GGAGACAGCTGTTCTTTCCGCCACTGCGAAGCTGCTCTGGGAAATGAAACAGTCTGCaagctgtggcaggagggtcGCTGTTTCAGGAATGTCTGCCGATTCAGACACATGGAAATCAAC aagaAACGTAGCGAGATTCCTTGCTACTGGGAGAAGCAGCCAGTAGGCTGTCAAAAATCCAACTGTGCTTTTCATCACACTAAAGGACGTTACATTGACGGACTCTTCTTCCCGCCAAGCAAAA CTTCACTTCCAAGTCCACCTGTGTCTGCAGAAGACAATGTGAAAAAGGCTCAAATGTCACTGCAGCAAAACAAACTTTCTGTCCAGTCAAATCCCTCTCCGCAACTGAGGGGGGTGATGAAAGTGGAAAACTCTGAAAATGTCCCAAGTCCTACACATCCTCCAGTTGTAATCAATGCAGCAGATGATGACGAAGATGACGATG acCTGCTTTCTGAAGAAGGAGATGAAATTGAAACACTTTTCCAGCAACCAGCTACAGAAGCCCCAAATGGATTGCGGAAAACTTCCACTAGGAAATCCAATGCTAATACAAAGCAAG atgACAATTTAAATTTCAGAGTAAAAACACTTGAAGAAATCAAATCgaagaaactgaaggaaaaaacaaaaaaacaaggtg AAGATCCTTCAGTTTCTGTTCATCCGCTCCAATCTCGGACTTCTACTgtgccagaaaaagaaaatgtacagaCATTAGTGAGAACTGTGACTCTGTCTCCAAAGCAAG GGGAGGAGCCTGTGGCTCAACGCAATGTTGCAGAGAGACGGGGAAAACGGAAGAACTCCATGG GGGAGGAGTCTGAGATTGAACTGAATGTTGAAGAGACACTGCGAGAACTGAGAGCCTCCGTAG cTAATAATAGTGGCCTTCCACTAAGGCACGACCTTGCTGAAAGGCTGGGGAAGAAGATAGAGAGCCTGGAGAATGCTGACGAAGCACCAAAGAGAG TTCAAGTCCCCAAGTCTCTGAAGGAGAGGCTAGGATTGCCCTCTGAACAGACCAGAACAGGGACAG AGAAGGCTGCTAAGCCAACAGGAGAGATCCATGTGAAAACACTGGAGGAAATTCGTCTTGAGAGAGCTAATAAGAGACGAGCAGAGGCTCAAGCAAAATCCAAGACTGAAGGATGTTGTAAAACAGAAGATCCCAGCTTGGGGGCAAAACCTTCCCGTGCAGGTCTCATCATAACTATCTCGGGAGCCCTGcctgaaaaaaagcacaagcgACTTGAAGAAGAGAAGCAAACACCAGAAGTGTTTCCTACCAAGACAAAAGCTAAGACTGAGCCCAAGAAGCAGAGCATAATTGCTCCAGCTAAGCTGGGCAAAGTGCAGCCAGCAGAACCGGCTGGTAAAGCCAAGCCAGCAGGAGAAGTGCATGTTAAAACCTTGGAAGAAATCAAGCAGGAGAAAGCTCTGCGAATGcagcagagtgaaaaaaatgtgCCAATTCCACCAGCTGAACCTGCCCAAAGAGGGAAGAAGTTTACATGGCTTACAAGGCTAATAG cacctgaaagagaagaaaagacagtgggattgagcaaGGCTTCTCCCAAAGCTGTCTCTGCACCTGCGGAG AGTGCAACTAATTCTAAAGTTGAAGTGAAGAGCCTTGAAGAGAAAATGAGGGAGAAGCAGCAACTGAAACAACAAGAAGGGATGCttcagaaagaagcagctgctgtgccaTCTCCTGCTGAAAAAACAATCAAGGATAAAACTCCAGCATCAGGGAGCCCTGAATCCACTGTGGTTTCAGGGTCAGCTTATCAACTTGGGAGGAGGATAATGGTGAAACCTCCAGTTGGGGTTGAAAGCCCTGGAAAGGATGCTGCTGTATCACCAGGGAAACGGGCAGCTCATCTTCTGGAACAGAAAGCTAAAA CCCAATCTAAGGTGTGCCTGAAGCTTTCAGATGGGAAAGCCATCACCCCCATGAAGCAGACACGGAAGCGTAAGGCAGCTGAGAGTCATCCCTCGGCTGTGGCGGCTGTGAAACCATTGAAAACCAGTGGTGGTGATACGATGGAGCCTCCAgctaaaaaagcagctgtg ACCTTTGTTCCTGATTTGGGAGAGGACAGCCTGGTCCCCGTACCTGAGAAAGAAACACCCCAAACCAG CCCTGAAGTGCACATTGGAAGCCAGGCAGAGGCTGGGAACACACCCTTATCTGTAGAAGAAGATGACTTTGAGAAGCTTATTTGGGAAATCTCAGGAGGCAAACTGGAAGCAGAAATTGATCTGGACCCAGGGACGAATGAAGATGACCTCCTTCTGGAACTCTCTGAAATGATTGACAGCTGA
- the ZC3H11A gene encoding zinc finger CCCH domain-containing protein 11A isoform X5 translates to MSLQQNKLSVQSNPSPQLRGVMKVENSENVPSPTHPPVVINAADDDEDDDDLLSEEGDEIETLFQQPATEAPNGLRKTSTRKSNANTKQDDNLNFRVKTLEEIKSKKLKEKTKKQGEDPSVSVHPLQSRTSTVPEKENVQTLVRTVTLSPKQGEEPVAQRNVAERRGKRKNSMGEKPVVQGNVPEKRGKWKNSIGEESEIELNVEETLRELRASVANNSGLPLRHDLAERLGKKIESLENADEAPKRVQVPKSLKERLGLPSEQTRTGTEKAAKPTGEIHVKTLEEIRLERANKRRAEAQAKSKTEGCCKTEDPSLGAKPSRAGLIITISGALPEKKHKRLEEEKQTPEVFPTKTKAKTEPKKQSIIAPAKLGKVQPAEPAGKAKPAGEVHVKTLEEIKQEKALRMQQSEKNVPIPPAEPAQRGKKFTWLTRLIAPEREEKTVGLSKASPKAVSAPAESATNSKVEVKSLEEKMREKQQLKQQEGMLQKEAAAVPSPAEKTIKDKTPASGSPESTVVSGSAYQLGRRIMVKPPVGVESPGKDAAVSPGKRAAHLLEQKAKTQSKVCLKLSDGKAITPMKQTRKRKAAESHPSAVAAVKPLKTSGGDTMEPPAKKAAVTFVPDLGEDSLVPVPEKETPQTSPEVHIGSQAEAGNTPLSVEEDDFEKLIWEISGGKLEAEIDLDPGTNEDDLLLELSEMIDS, encoded by the exons ATGTCACTGCAGCAAAACAAACTTTCTGTCCAGTCAAATCCCTCTCCGCAACTGAGGGGGGTGATGAAAGTGGAAAACTCTGAAAATGTCCCAAGTCCTACACATCCTCCAGTTGTAATCAATGCAGCAGATGATGACGAAGATGACGATG acCTGCTTTCTGAAGAAGGAGATGAAATTGAAACACTTTTCCAGCAACCAGCTACAGAAGCCCCAAATGGATTGCGGAAAACTTCCACTAGGAAATCCAATGCTAATACAAAGCAAG atgACAATTTAAATTTCAGAGTAAAAACACTTGAAGAAATCAAATCgaagaaactgaaggaaaaaacaaaaaaacaaggtg AAGATCCTTCAGTTTCTGTTCATCCGCTCCAATCTCGGACTTCTACTgtgccagaaaaagaaaatgtacagaCATTAGTGAGAACTGTGACTCTGTCTCCAAAGCAAG GGGAGGAGCCTGTGGCTCAACGCAATGTTGCAGAGAGACGGGGAAAACGGAAGAACTCCATGG GGGAGAAGCCTGTGGTTCAAGGCAATGTTCCAGAGAAACGGGGAAAATGGAAGAATTCCATAG GGGAGGAGTCTGAGATTGAACTGAATGTTGAAGAGACACTGCGAGAACTGAGAGCCTCCGTAG cTAATAATAGTGGCCTTCCACTAAGGCACGACCTTGCTGAAAGGCTGGGGAAGAAGATAGAGAGCCTGGAGAATGCTGACGAAGCACCAAAGAGAG TTCAAGTCCCCAAGTCTCTGAAGGAGAGGCTAGGATTGCCCTCTGAACAGACCAGAACAGGGACAG AGAAGGCTGCTAAGCCAACAGGAGAGATCCATGTGAAAACACTGGAGGAAATTCGTCTTGAGAGAGCTAATAAGAGACGAGCAGAGGCTCAAGCAAAATCCAAGACTGAAGGATGTTGTAAAACAGAAGATCCCAGCTTGGGGGCAAAACCTTCCCGTGCAGGTCTCATCATAACTATCTCGGGAGCCCTGcctgaaaaaaagcacaagcgACTTGAAGAAGAGAAGCAAACACCAGAAGTGTTTCCTACCAAGACAAAAGCTAAGACTGAGCCCAAGAAGCAGAGCATAATTGCTCCAGCTAAGCTGGGCAAAGTGCAGCCAGCAGAACCGGCTGGTAAAGCCAAGCCAGCAGGAGAAGTGCATGTTAAAACCTTGGAAGAAATCAAGCAGGAGAAAGCTCTGCGAATGcagcagagtgaaaaaaatgtgCCAATTCCACCAGCTGAACCTGCCCAAAGAGGGAAGAAGTTTACATGGCTTACAAGGCTAATAG cacctgaaagagaagaaaagacagtgggattgagcaaGGCTTCTCCCAAAGCTGTCTCTGCACCTGCGGAG AGTGCAACTAATTCTAAAGTTGAAGTGAAGAGCCTTGAAGAGAAAATGAGGGAGAAGCAGCAACTGAAACAACAAGAAGGGATGCttcagaaagaagcagctgctgtgccaTCTCCTGCTGAAAAAACAATCAAGGATAAAACTCCAGCATCAGGGAGCCCTGAATCCACTGTGGTTTCAGGGTCAGCTTATCAACTTGGGAGGAGGATAATGGTGAAACCTCCAGTTGGGGTTGAAAGCCCTGGAAAGGATGCTGCTGTATCACCAGGGAAACGGGCAGCTCATCTTCTGGAACAGAAAGCTAAAA CCCAATCTAAGGTGTGCCTGAAGCTTTCAGATGGGAAAGCCATCACCCCCATGAAGCAGACACGGAAGCGTAAGGCAGCTGAGAGTCATCCCTCGGCTGTGGCGGCTGTGAAACCATTGAAAACCAGTGGTGGTGATACGATGGAGCCTCCAgctaaaaaagcagctgtg ACCTTTGTTCCTGATTTGGGAGAGGACAGCCTGGTCCCCGTACCTGAGAAAGAAACACCCCAAACCAG CCCTGAAGTGCACATTGGAAGCCAGGCAGAGGCTGGGAACACACCCTTATCTGTAGAAGAAGATGACTTTGAGAAGCTTATTTGGGAAATCTCAGGAGGCAAACTGGAAGCAGAAATTGATCTGGACCCAGGGACGAATGAAGATGACCTCCTTCTGGAACTCTCTGAAATGATTGACAGCTGA